Genomic segment of Actinomycetota bacterium:
TAGTTCATATTCCTCAGTTGGCCAGAAGTCCTTTTGGATTTCAAGTGGGACACCAAACCAAGTACCGTTTGGGTCAATCTGAGTTTCATGTGCCAACAGCGCCAAATCTCGAATTTCAAAATAATCGGAAACTGGAATACGAGTTGTTACACGTTGCCAGCTCAGATCTGGTTCGGTGTAACGGTCAAGCCACTGAACATAAGGTGACTCAAGACCAACGGCTAGACACGCCTCGTGCAATGTTCGAATTCGCGTTTGGGTAAATGTGTGATGGTAATAAATCTTCGCGACTGACCAAGCCGGCCTAGATGAGGCATATTCTGCACTTGCTGCCTGCTCGTACGCGAACATTGCGACCTCATGGGTTCTGATGTGGTCTGGATGCGGGTAGCCGCCATTTTCGTCATAGGTTGTCATGACATGCGGCCGAAATTCCCGAACTAATTCAACGAGTGGAGCGGCGGCAACTGACAGAGGCTGGGCAGCGAAGCTATCTGCTGGCACAGGCGGTTTTGGGTCTCCATCCGGAAAGCCAGAATCAATAAAACCTA
This window contains:
- the mca gene encoding mycothiol conjugate amidase Mca, translating into MPAPEEPLRLLAVHAHPDDEASKGAATVAMYVAQGVEVLVATCTGGERGDILNPSYELGDRDLGEVRRLEMQRSAEILGVSHRWLGFIDSGFPDGDPKPPVPADSFAAQPLSVAAAPLVELVREFRPHVMTTYDENGGYPHPDHIRTHEVAMFAYEQAASAEYASSRPAWSVAKIYYHHTFTQTRIRTLHEACLAVGLESPYVQWLDRYTEPDLSWQRVTTRIPVSDYFEIRDLALLAHETQIDPNGTWFGVPLEIQKDFWPTEEYELAAHRLDLPVSDSVETDLFHGLRS